Proteins from one Chloroflexota bacterium genomic window:
- a CDS encoding ABC transporter permease subunit, with product MAVRTDVAAPARSTRRQPASPSALLARRAAYCLTGFILPVVIIVAWYLASVSGAIKPYLLPPPSAVVSTLWEMTLNGVLVKHVQASVTRWVVGFVLGGGLGLLLGSWVGLSRGAERTLDTSVQMLRTVPFLAMAPLLIIWLGLDEAPKITLVGLAAFFPLYINTFAGIRNVDRKLIEVGRVYGLSGAEMLRRVIVPAALPAVFTGIRYGLGVAWLALVVAELMGATRGLGFMLVEGREFVRIDVIVGGIILFSLVGKFVDTFVRLLEARFLRWRDTYAGG from the coding sequence ATGGCCGTTCGCACGGACGTCGCCGCGCCGGCCCGCAGCACCCGGCGTCAGCCGGCCAGCCCGTCGGCGCTGCTGGCGCGACGGGCGGCCTACTGCCTGACCGGCTTCATCTTGCCGGTCGTCATCATCGTGGCGTGGTACCTCGCGTCGGTGTCAGGCGCGATCAAGCCGTACCTGTTGCCGCCGCCATCGGCGGTCGTCAGCACGCTCTGGGAGATGACGCTCAACGGCGTCCTCGTCAAGCACGTCCAGGCCAGCGTCACGCGCTGGGTGGTGGGCTTCGTGCTGGGCGGCGGGCTGGGCCTGCTGCTCGGCTCGTGGGTCGGGCTGTCGCGCGGGGCCGAGCGGACGCTGGATACCTCGGTCCAGATGCTGCGGACGGTGCCGTTCCTGGCAATGGCGCCGCTGCTGATCATCTGGCTCGGCCTCGACGAAGCCCCAAAGATCACGCTGGTCGGGTTGGCCGCCTTCTTCCCGCTCTACATCAACACGTTCGCCGGCATCCGCAACGTGGATCGCAAACTGATCGAGGTCGGGCGGGTCTACGGTCTGTCGGGCGCCGAGATGCTGCGGCGGGTGATCGTCCCGGCCGCGCTGCCGGCCGTCTTCACGGGCATCCGTTACGGCCTGGGCGTGGCGTGGCTGGCGCTGGTGGTGGCCGAGCTGATGGGGGCGACACGTGGTCTCGGCTTCATGCTGGTCGAGGGGCGGGAGTTCGTCCGGATCGACGTGATCGTGGGCGGCATCATCCTCTTCTCGCTGGTCGGCAAGTTCGTGGACACCTTCGTGCGGCTGCTGGAGGCGCGCTTCCTGCGCTGGCGCGACACCTATGCGGGGGGCTGA
- a CDS encoding ABC transporter ATP-binding protein, whose amino-acid sequence MTDVGRVFEGAVGDVIALEDVHLTIAPGELISLVGPSGCGKSTLLRAVAGLDTDYSGEILADGQPVHGPDLTRGIIFQEPRLFPWLNLWENVGFGLRTAGAERKQRIGELIQLVGLAGFEQAYPHQLSGGMAQRAAIARALAPSPGVLLLDEPFGALDAFTRMRLQDAFQDIWLAQRTTAILVTHDIEEAIDLGQRVVVMTPRPGRVRRVVEIDLPYPRDRGTEQFAAYRREILAEFDLSHAGAAHAV is encoded by the coding sequence ATGACCGACGTGGGCCGCGTCTTCGAGGGGGCGGTTGGCGACGTGATCGCGCTCGAAGACGTGCATCTGACCATTGCGCCGGGCGAGCTGATCTCGCTGGTGGGGCCGTCCGGCTGTGGCAAGTCCACGCTCCTGCGTGCCGTCGCTGGACTGGACACCGACTACAGCGGCGAGATCCTCGCGGACGGCCAGCCGGTGCACGGCCCGGATCTGACGCGCGGGATCATCTTTCAAGAGCCGCGCCTGTTTCCCTGGCTGAACCTCTGGGAGAACGTCGGGTTCGGGCTGCGGACCGCTGGCGCTGAACGCAAGCAGCGCATCGGCGAGTTGATCCAGCTGGTCGGGTTGGCCGGCTTCGAGCAGGCGTACCCGCATCAGCTGTCGGGCGGGATGGCCCAGCGGGCGGCCATCGCACGGGCGCTCGCTCCAAGTCCGGGCGTGCTGCTGCTGGACGAGCCGTTCGGGGCGCTCGACGCCTTCACCCGGATGCGCTTGCAGGACGCCTTTCAGGACATCTGGCTGGCCCAGCGGACGACGGCGATCCTGGTGACGCACGACATCGAGGAGGCGATCGATCTCGGGCAGCGGGTGGTCGTGATGACGCCGCGCCCGGGCCGCGTCAGACGGGTTGTGGAGATCGATCTGCCGTACCCGCGAGATCGGGGCACAGAGCAGTTCGCGGCCTACCGTCGCGAGATCCTTGCCGAGTTTGACCTGAGCCATGCGGGAGCGGCGCACGCCGTCTGA
- a CDS encoding DUF1697 domain-containing protein, translating to MSERYAAFLRGINLGKRKATKEQLAAIFGGLGFTNVKTLIASGNVVFDVGGGDRDGGEAALIERIEAGLKDGLGFSVDTMLRTRAAVEAMLDADPFAGVEVTKQTRRYVTLLAKPTASTLTLPHNHMDGALRILSRTDREVYSVVTLRDGRGSVDLMGLLEKEYGKQVTTRNWNTIQKLRGL from the coding sequence ATGAGCGAGCGATACGCAGCGTTCCTGCGCGGCATCAACCTCGGCAAGCGGAAGGCCACGAAAGAGCAGTTGGCCGCGATCTTCGGCGGCCTCGGCTTCACCAACGTCAAGACGCTGATCGCCAGCGGCAACGTGGTCTTCGATGTCGGTGGCGGCGATCGGGACGGCGGTGAAGCCGCGCTGATCGAGCGGATCGAGGCCGGCCTCAAGGACGGCCTCGGCTTTTCGGTAGACACGATGCTCCGAACCCGGGCTGCTGTCGAGGCGATGCTCGACGCCGACCCGTTCGCCGGCGTCGAGGTGACCAAGCAGACCCGCCGGTACGTCACGCTGCTGGCGAAGCCAACCGCCAGCACCCTGACGCTCCCCCACAACCACATGGATGGCGCCCTGCGGATCCTCTCGCGCACGGACCGCGAGGTCTACAGCGTGGTGACGCTCCGCGACGGGCGCGGCAGCGTCGATCTGATGGGCCTCCTCGAGAAGGAGTACGGGAAGCAGGTCACCACCCGCAACTGGAACACGATCCAGAAGCTGCGGGGTTTGTGA
- the groES gene encoding co-chaperone GroES, giving the protein MAVGLRPLGDRVVVKPLAREEVTKSGIVLPDTAKEKPQQGEVLAVGPGRVLDNGDKVALELKAGDKVLFAKYAGTEFKHENDDLLILSERDILGILS; this is encoded by the coding sequence ATGGCTGTTGGGTTGCGGCCGCTGGGCGACCGCGTGGTGGTCAAGCCTCTGGCCCGCGAAGAGGTGACGAAGAGCGGTATCGTTCTGCCGGACACCGCCAAGGAGAAGCCGCAGCAGGGTGAGGTGCTGGCCGTCGGGCCGGGCCGCGTGCTGGACAACGGCGACAAGGTTGCGCTGGAGCTGAAGGCTGGCGACAAGGTGCTCTTCGCCAAGTACGCCGGCACCGAGTTCAAGCACGAGAATGACGACCTGCTCATCCTGAGCGAGCGCGACATCCTCGGCATCCTGTCCTAA
- a CDS encoding aliphatic sulfonate ABC transporter substrate-binding protein: MSTLMRRAVTRRQLLVLGLGSGMALLAACAPSASAPAKPAEPAKPTAAPAAGSGSTPPAIRLGFQPPYVAIWVMQRQKLLEEEFKANNVNVQFQKLLSPAPMYEALTGGSLDLGMGGPPIPTIAAGRPIRVVALTERSPKTHAILVTPDSPIQKVEDLKGKKIATPLGKAYAFPLRALERVGLKDTDVEIITIENNEGRSALLTGSIDAWVTWDPFYASVEAEKQARMIQDGGDFYPNYVTLFGRTEFIEKYPETVVRFLKVYNRALGWVKENRPDALKIFTEENQYKPEVADLTWARRNYLLDAPNDEFMKDVQDQAKMYVRLGVTQAEPNWDTGIDMKLAKQALAG; this comes from the coding sequence ATGTCTACCCTGATGAGGCGTGCCGTGACACGCCGTCAACTGCTGGTGCTGGGGCTGGGAAGCGGAATGGCGCTGCTGGCGGCATGCGCCCCGTCCGCGAGCGCCCCGGCCAAGCCGGCCGAGCCGGCGAAGCCGACGGCGGCTCCTGCCGCGGGCTCCGGCAGCACGCCACCCGCTATTCGGCTCGGGTTCCAGCCGCCGTACGTGGCGATCTGGGTGATGCAGCGGCAGAAGCTCCTCGAAGAGGAGTTCAAGGCGAACAACGTCAATGTCCAGTTCCAGAAGCTGCTCTCGCCGGCCCCGATGTACGAGGCCCTGACAGGCGGCTCGCTCGACCTGGGCATGGGCGGCCCGCCGATCCCGACCATCGCCGCTGGCCGCCCGATCAGAGTCGTGGCGCTGACCGAGCGCAGCCCGAAGACCCACGCGATCCTGGTCACGCCGGACAGCCCGATCCAGAAGGTCGAAGACCTCAAGGGCAAGAAGATCGCGACGCCGCTCGGCAAGGCGTACGCGTTCCCGCTGCGGGCCCTGGAGCGGGTCGGCCTGAAGGACACCGACGTCGAGATCATCACCATCGAGAACAACGAGGGGCGCTCGGCGCTGCTGACCGGCTCCATCGACGCCTGGGTGACCTGGGATCCGTTCTACGCCAGCGTGGAGGCCGAGAAGCAGGCCCGGATGATCCAGGATGGCGGCGACTTCTACCCGAACTACGTCACCCTCTTCGGGCGCACGGAGTTCATCGAGAAGTACCCGGAGACGGTGGTCCGCTTCTTGAAGGTCTACAACAGGGCGCTCGGCTGGGTGAAGGAGAACCGGCCGGACGCGCTCAAGATCTTCACGGAAGAGAACCAGTACAAGCCGGAAGTGGCTGACCTGACCTGGGCCCGCCGCAACTACCTCCTGGATGCCCCGAACGACGAGTTCATGAAGGACGTGCAGGATCAGGCGAAGATGTACGTCCGCCTCGGGGTGACCCAGGCCGAGCCGAACTGGGACACCGGCATCGACATGAAGCTCGCGAAGCAGGCGCTGGCCGGGTAG